Within the Pseudonocardia alni genome, the region AACCGGCCGTCCCCGAGGTGCTCGATCACGTGCGAGTCGGCGAAGGGCCGGACCGTCGTACTGCTCATGCGGGCATGTTACCCACGGGTAGGGGCGGCGGCGGACATCGTCGGTGTGAGGTGCAGCCGGGCGAACAGCAGCGACTCGGCGAGCAGCGCCGTGCGCTCCTGCCGGGTCCGGCAGCGCCGGGTCGACACCTCCAGGACGACCGTGCCGCCGTCCGCGGCGAACCGGGAGTCCGCCAGGCGCTGGCACACCTCGGCGCACGGTTGCGCCCCGCGGCCGGGGACCAGGTGCTCGTCGCGCGGGGCGCCGGAGCCGTCGGTGAGGTGCAGGTGGGTGAGCCGGTCCCCCATCCGCCCGGCGAGGTCGAGGGCGTCGACGCCGGCCGCGGCGGTGTGCGACAGGTCGAGGGTGTACGCGCCGAACCCGACCTCGGTCGGGTCGTGGCCGAGCGCGTAGGGCACGGTGCTGATCGCGCCGCGGGTCACCGGGAACATGTTCTCCACCGGCAGCGTGACGTCGTGGACCTCGTGGGCGCGGACGACCTCGTCGGCGAAGACGCCGGCGTAGCGGCGCTGCCAGCGGAACGGCGGGTGCACCACCACGGTGCGCGCGCCGAGCCGGGCCGCGACCTCGACGGTGCGCCGCAGCCGGTGCACCGGGTCAGCCCCCCAGACGCGCTGGGTGACGGCGAGACAGGGGGCGTGCACGGCGAGGATCGGCACCCCGTGGCGGTGCGCGAGGCGCTCGACCGCGCGCGGGTCCTGGCTGACCGGGTCGGTCCAGATCATGAGCTCGACGCCGTCGTAGCCCAGCTCACCGGCGATCTCGAACCCGGCGGCGACGCCCTCCGGGTAGACCGAGGCCGTGGACAGCGCGACGGGTGCCGCCCCGGGCAGGTCGGCGGTGGACGGGCGCGACGGTGTCACGAATCGTGGAGTCGTCGCACCGTCGCTCATCGTTACCGGTCCAACAACACCAGGATCGCCGGGGACACGGTCAGCAGCAGCCCGACGAGCACCGCGAACAACGTGGTCCTCAGGTCGTCGTTGCGCAGCAGGGCCCGCACGCCGAGCACGAGCCCGACGGTCAGCACGACCGCGAGCGACAGCGCCACGATCGGCAGCGAGGTCCACAGGTAGCGGAACAGCACCCAGATCGCCGCACCGGCGACGGCGCCGCCGATCCACTGGGCGATGACGACCGCCCAGGCCTGGCCGGTTCCGGCCGCACCGGCCGGGGTGTCGCCGTCGAGGCCCGCGGGCGGCTGCGCACCGCTGTCGGTGACGGCACCGCGGCGTCCGGAGCGGCGACGCGGGGGCTCGTCCTCCTCGACGGCGCCGGCGGCGAGCTCGCCGTGGTCCTCGTAGTCGTCGTAGTCGTCGTCCTGCGGGCGCTCGGGGGCGAGCACGCCGGTGCGGCCGCCGTCGGCGGAGCCGGGTCCGTCGTCGTACCCGGCGGGGCCGTGGCGGTCGTCGTAGCGGGGGTCGGCGTCGTAGCGGGGGTCGGCGTCGTAGCGGGGGTCGGCGTCGTAGCCCCAGCTCTCGTAGCCCCGGCTCTCGTAGCCCCGGTCGTCACGGCCCAGGTCGTCGTCACCCTGCCGGTCGTCGTAGTCGTCGGTGTACGGGTCGTAGGCGCCGGTCGGCGGGCCCGCGTCGGCCGGATGCGGACGAGGGCCGTCGTGCTCGTCGTCCAGCGGCGGGGCGCCGAACTGGGTGGGCGGGCCGCCGTCGTCGTCGGCCGCGGGGGCCGGGCGGCGGGCGCCGAGCCGGCTGGTGGGGATCTCGTCGGGGCCGTCGTCGGCCGCGCCGGGCGGGGGGCCGTACGGACCGCCCGGGCGCGGGGCGTCGCGGGGACCCCAGGCCTGGGTGGCGGGTCCGTCGTCGTGACCGTGGGGGCGGCCGTTCGGCGGGCCCTGCGGCTCGGGCGGGAGCGGACGGGCCTGCGGGGCCGGACCGGGACCCGCGGACCACTGACCGGGGGGCGGGCCCTGCGGCCTGCGGGGCGGGGCACCGTTCGGGGCGCCACCGAAGGCCGTGGCCCCGTGGGGCGCAGCACCGTTCGGGCTGCCGCCGTTCGGAGCGCCACCGTGAGGGGCGCCACCGTTCGGGGCGTTGCCGTTCGGCACGAACGGCTCCGGTGCGCGCCCGGCCTGCCCCTCGGAGGGGTCGGGGCGGCGCGCGGGCGGGAACGAGGGGTGCTCGATGGGGGGCGGGCCGTCGCCGCCGCGCGGGGCGAACCCGCCCGCGCCCTCGGGCGGGCGGACACGGTCGGCGGCCGCGGGGCGTCGCGGCGGGGCCGCCACGTCCGTCCGCGCGGGTGCCGCGGGCGACGGGGCGCCGGGCCCCTCGTCGTCCTCCGCGGCGCGACGACGGCGGCGTCGTCCGGGCTGCTGGCCGCCGTTGGCGGCCAGGAGCTCCGCGACCGTCCGCTGGCGAGGCTCTCCGCTGTCCACACTCATCACGACCACCGTGCCCTGTGTGTTGTCAAGGGTCCAAGCCCGCCCGGGGATGTCTGCGCCGAGCGGTCGTCCCCGTTCGTCCCATCGAGCATGTCGAAGCGCCGGAGGATCACTCCCTCGCGCAACGCCCACGGACAGATCTCGAGTTCGGTCACGCCGAGGGCGTCCATCGCGGCCTGCGCGACGACCGCCCCGGCGACGAGCTGGTGCGCCCGGCTGGCGCTCACACCGTCGAGCTCGGCGAGGTCGGGACCCGACATCCGGGTGATGAACGCCGACAGCTGGCGCAGGCCCTGCGCGGTCAGCGTGCGGCGGGCGCCCGGCCCGGCGCTGGACGGCGCGGCACCGGCGAGCCGGGCCAGCGTCCGGAAGGTCTTGGAGGTGCCGACGGCCCGGTCCGGGCGCCCCGCGGCACGCAGCCGTCCGGCGACGGGGGCGATCTCGTCGCGGACACGCTCGGTCAGCGCGGCGACCTCCGCCCGCGACGGCGGGTCGGAGGTGAACGCGTCGCGGGTCAGCCGGCCCGCACCCAGCGGCACCGACGCGGCGACGTCGGGGGTCTCGTCGCGCCCGACGGCCAGCTCCAGCGAGCCGCCGCCGATGTCGAGCACGAGCAGCCGCCCGGCCGACCAGCCGCACCAGCGGCGGACGGCGAGGAAGGTCCAGCGGGCCTCGTCCTCGCCGGGCAGGACCTCCAGCGCCACCCCGGTCTCGCGCTGCACCCGGGCGAGGACCTCGGCGGAGTTCGTCGCGTCGCGCAGCGCGGACGTGGCGAACGCCAGGAGGTCGTCGCAGCCGGCGGCCCGGGCGGTGTCCCGGGCCCGGTGCACGCTCTCCAGCAGCGCCTTCACACCGTCGCGGCCCAGCGCTCCCCTGCGGTCGAGGTGCTCGGCCAGGCGCAGCTGGTCCTTCTCCGACGACATGGGCTTCGGGTGAGCACCCCGGTGGGCGTCCACCACCAGGAGGTGAACGGTGTTGGACCCCACGTCGAGAACGGCCAGGCGCACCCGATCAGGTTACCGAGCCGTTATCGACGGTCGGGCAACCCCTGGCTCACACGTCGAACTTGTAGCCGAGCCCGCGCACCGTGACCAGGTGCTTGGGCGTCGAGGGGTCGCCCTCGACCTTGGACCGCAGCCGCTTGACGTGCACGTCGAGGGTCTTGGTGTCGCCGACGTAGTCCGCGCCCCACACCCGGTCGATCAGCTGGGCGCGGGTGAGCACCCGCCCGACGTTGCGCAGCAGGTACTCCAGCAGGTCGAACTCCTTGAGCGGGAGCGCGACCTCGTCGCCGTTGACCGACACGACGTGCCGCTCGACGTCCATCCGCACCGGGCCTGCCTCCAGCACACCGGTGCCGCCCTCGGTCTCGCCGCCGGTCTCGCCCCCGCGGCGCAGCACCGCGCGGACGCGGGCGATGAGCTCGCGCGCCGAGTAGGGCTTGGTGACGTAGTCGTCGGCGCCGAGCTCCAGCCCGACGACCTTGTCGATCTCGCTGTCGCGGGCGGTCACCATGATCACCGGCACGGCGGAGCGGGAACGCAGCGCCTTGCAGACGTCGGTACCGCTCATGCCGGGCAGCATCAGGTCCAGCAGCACGATGTCGGCGCCGTTGCGGTCGAACTCGCTCAACGCGTCGTTGCCGTTGGCCGCGACGGCGGTGGTGAACCCCTCCTTGCGCAGCATGAACGCGAGCGGGTCGGCGAAGGACTCCTCGTCCTCGACGATCAGCACCCTGGTCATCTCATCCTCCGGTTCCGGCGGTCTGGGGGGAGCTGCCGGCGGCAGCCTCACCGTGGGGGGCGCCGCCGATGCCCATCCGGGCGGGCAGGCGCATGGTGAAGGTCGATCCGGTGCCGGGACGGCTCCACAGCCGCACCTCGCCACCGTGGTTGGCGCAGACGTGCTTGACGATCGCCAGGCCGAGACCGGTGCCGCCGGTGGCCCGCGAGCGGGCCGGGTCGACCCGGAAGAAGCGCTCGAAGACCCGCTGCTGGTGCTCGGGGGCGATGCCGATGCCGCGGTCGGTCACCGCGATCTCGATCGAGCCGTCGACCGAGCGGCGGCTCACCGACACCGACGAGTCCGCCGCGGAGTAGGCGATCGCGTTCTCCAGCAGGTTCGTCAGCGCGGTGACGAGCAGCGTGCGGTCGCCGTCGACGACCAGCCCCGAGGTCTCGTCGGCGGTGATCTCGACGGCGTGCGACTCGGCGGAGGTGCGGCTGCGGGCCAGCGCCTCGGAGACGACCTCGTCGACGTCGACGGCGGCCAGCGCGGGGAGCCGTTCGGCGCCGGTCAGCCGGGACAGCGCGATCAGCTCCGAGACCAGGTTCCCCATCCGGGTGGCCTCGCGCAGCAGCTTGTCGCCGAACCGGCGGACCTCGCAGACGGCGTCGGGGTCGGGCTCACCGCCGTCGGCGGGCTCCAGGCCGTCGAGGCTGTCGAGCAGGGCCTCGGCCAGCAGCGCGACCGCGCCGACCGGGGTCTTGAGCTCGTGCGAGACGTTGGCGACGAAGTCGCGCCGGGTCGCCTCCAGCCGGGCCACCTCGGAGGTGTCGACGGCCTCGACCAGCGCGAAGCCGTCGCCGAGGGAGCGGACGCTGGCCTGCACCGCGACCGGGCCGCGGGGCGTGCGGTCCAGCGGCGAGAGATCGACGGTGTAGTCGCCGGAGGCGAGCAGCCGGTCCCTGCCCTGCACGCGCCGGCAGGCGGCGAGCGCGCGCGGGTCGAGCCGCTCACCGGCGACGGCGCCGAGCGCGGCGGCCCGCGGGTTGTGCAGGAGCACCTCGCCGCCGGCCCCGACCACGGCGAGCCCGGAGCTCGACTGGCGGAACGTGCGGTGCAGCAGCTCGCCGAGGGTGGGTCCGTCGGCGGCCACGGGGTCCGCCGGGGGGCGGCCGGTGCCGGGGCTGGGTCGGCCGTGCGACGACCGTCGCGCCAGTGCGGCCCCGGCGGTGAGACCGAGGAGCAGGGCGAGGGCCGTGATCAGCCACGCGAGCGTGGTCACGGGTGCATGGTAGGCAGCCGGGGGTACCCCCTGACCAGCGCCGGACACCGGATGGTGACGCCCGCGACCCCTCCGCGCGACACTGTTCGGTCCCCGTTCACCGTGGGTTCAGCGAACCCCTCCCCCACCCGCCCCGGGGTGCCCCCAGGGTCACTCTCGTAGCGCTCTAAGCCACGAAAGTGACCCTGGGGACATCCCCGGGGGTGCAGCGGGCGGGGGCGGTGGGGTCAGCGGCCCTGGTTCGCCACCCCGGCGATGGCCTCCTGCGCCGCGGCCGGGTCGAGGTAGCGCCCGCCCGGGTTCGTCGGCGTCAGGTCGTCGTCGAGGTCGTAGACCAGCGGGATGCCGGTGGGGATGTTCAGGCCGGCGATGTCGGCGTCGGAGATGCCGTCGAGGTACTTCACCAGCGCGCGCAGCGAGTTGCCGTGCGCGGCGAGCAGCACGACCTTCCCCTCGCGCAGGTCCGGCACCACGGCCTCGGTCCAGTAGGGCAGGAACCGGTCGACGACGTCGGCCAGGCACTCGGTCAGCGGGGCGTCGACGCCGGCGTAGCGCGGGTCGGCGTCCTGGGAGAACTCCGAGCCCTTCTCGATCGCGGGCGGCGGGGTGTCGTAGGAGCGGCGCCAGAGCATGAACTGCTCCTCGCCGTACTGCTCCAGGGTCTGCTTCTTGTCCTTGCCCTGCAGCGCGCCGTAGTGGCGCTCGTTGAGGCGCCAGTCGCGCTTGACCGGGATCCAGTGCCGGTCGGCGGCGTCGAGGGCGATGTTCGCGGTGGAGATGGCCCGGCGCAGCAGCGAGGTGTGCACGACGTCGGGCGCGACGCCCGCCTCGGCCAGCAGCTCGCCGCCCCGGCGGGCCTCCGCCTCGCCCTGGGAGGAGAGCGGCACGTCCACCCAGCCGGTGAACAGGTTCTTCGCGTTCCAGTCGCTCTGACCGTGACGCAGCAGTACGAGGGTCGGCATGGCCGACAGCCTGCCACCTACCCGTGGGAAAGGTCCCCGAGCGCGGCCCCGAACGTGTCCACCAGCACGTCGACCTCGTCGTGGGTGACCACCAGCGGCGGGGACAACCGCACGGTCACGCCGTGGGTCTCCTTGGCCAGCACACCCCGCCGGGCGAGTGCGACGCACACGTCGCGGCCGGTGCCGATCCGCGGGTCGACGTCGACGCCGGACCACAGCCCCACCCCGCGCACGGCGGTGAGCCCGGGCAGCGCGCGCAGCCGCGCGTCCAGGTGCGCGCCGAGCTCACGGGCCCGCGCCTGGTACTCCCCCGTCGCCAGCAGCGCGCACACCGCGGACCCGACAGCGGCGGCGAGCGGGTTGCCGCCGAAGGTGGAGCCGTGCTCGCCGGGGCGCAGCACGCCGAGCACGTCGCGCCGCCCGACGACGGCGCTGACCGGCACGATCCCACCGCCGAGCGCCTTGCCGAGGGTGTAGAGGTCGGCGCGGACCCCCGACAGGTCGGTGCACAGCGTGGCCCCGGCCCGGCCCAGCCCGGACTGGATCTCGTCGCAGACCAGCAGCACACCCCGCTGCTCGGTGAGCTCACGGACCGCGCGCAGGTAGCCGGGTGGCGGCACGAGCACCCCCGCCTCGCCCTGGACCGGTTCGAGCAGCACCGCGACGGTGTCGTCGGTGAGCGCGGCGGCCAGCGCGTCGGCGTCGCCGAAGGGGACGCGGTCGAAGCCGGGGGTGAACGGGCCGAAGTCGTCGCGGGCGACCGGGTCGTCGGAGAACGAGACCACCGTCGTCGTGCGGCCGTGGAAGTTCCCCCCGGCGACGACGATCCGCGCCGCCCCCGGCCGCACGCCCTTCACCCGGTACCCCCAGGCGCGGGCGACCTTCACCGCGGACTCGACGGCCTCCGCGCCGGTGTTCATCGGCAGGACGGCCTCGGTGCCGGTCAGCGCGGCGAGATCGCGCTGGAACGCCGGCAGCCGGTCGTTGTGGAACGCCCGCGCGGTCAGGGTGAGCGTGTCGAGCTGGGCGTGCGCGGCCGCGGTGAGCGCGGGGTGGCGGTGCCCGAAGTTGAGCGCGGAGTAGCCCGCGAGAGCGTCGAGGTAGCGGACGCCGTCGACGTCGGTGACCCAGGCGCCGTCGCCGTGGGACAGCACCACCGGCAACGGTGCGTAGTTCGCCGTGCCGAACTCCTCGGCGAGGGCGATCTGCGGGTCGGTGCCCGGGACCACGGCGGTCACGACCGCAGCTCCAGCGTGGCGCACTTGATCCCGCCGCCGCCCCGGCGCAGCTCCGAGGTGTCGACGCCGACGGTGCCGAACCCGCGCTCGGCCAGGTCGGCGGCGAACTTCTCGGCCTGGGGCGCGTGGACGACGGTGCGCCCGTCGGAGAAGCAGTTCAGGCCCAGTACGGCCGCGTCGTCGTCGGAGACGACCACCGCGTCGGGGAAGCGGAACCGCAGCACCTCCTGGGAGGCGTCGTCGAACGCGCCGGGCAGGTAGGCGACCGCGCCCGGCCCGCCGGCCGGGTCGAGCACCGCGAACGCGGTGTCGAGGTGGTAGTAGCGCGGGTCGATCAGCTGCAGGGACACGACCTCGCGGCCGAACACCTCCGCGGCCTCGCCGTGCGCACGCGGGTCGGTGCGGAACCCGGTGCCGGCGTAGACGGTGTCGCCGACGAGCAGCAGGTCGCCCTCGCCCTCGTTGACGTGGCGGGCCTCGTGCACGGCGAACCCGGCGGCCCGGAACCACGCGCCGTACGCGGGCCCCTCGGCGGCGCGTTCGGTGTGCCGGAACCGGGCGGTGAGCGCGGTCCCGTCGATCACGGTGCCGCCGTTGGCGGCGTAGACCATGTCCGGGTACCCGGGCAGCGGGTCGACGAGCCGGACGTCGAACCCGAGGTCGCGGTAGACCGCGTGCAGGGTCTCCCACTGCGCCAGCGCGAGCCGGGTGTCGGTCGCCTGCTCCGGACGCATCCACGGGTTGATCCGGTAGCTCACCGTGAAGTGCTCGGGGCGGCACATCAGCACAGAGGTCATGGGCACAGCATGGCGCGCTTACCCCGTGCGTTTCCCGGCTTCGGGCGCACGATCTGGGCGTGCTGTACCGGTTCGGCGCCGGTTCCGCGCGCTCCGGTCTAGCATCCGGCGTCGTGGACGGGATCGACGCGATCGACCGCAGACTGCTGGACCTCCTCCGGGTCGACGGGCGGGCCGGCTGGGCCGAGCTGGGCGAGCGGGTGGGTCTGTCGGCGTCGGCGGTGCGGCGCCGGGTGGACCGGCTGACCGCCCGCGGCGTGGTGCGGGGCTTCACCGTGCAGGTGGACCCGGACGCCGAACGGACCCCGGGTGTGGAGGCCTACGTCGAGCTGTTCTGCCGCGGCACGGTCGCCCCGGCCGAGCTGCAGCGGATGCTGTCGGCGGTGCCGGAGGTCGTCACGGCGGGGACGGTCACCGGGGAGGCCGACGCACTGGTCCTGCTGCGCTCGCGCGACGTGCGGTCCCTGGAGGACGCTCTGGAGCGGCTGCGGCTCGCCGCGAACGTCGACCACACCCGCTCGGCCGTCGTCCTGACCTGGCTGGTGACTCGTTGAACTCTCACGGGTCACCGCGTACGGTAGTCGGTTGAGAGTTCAATCAAAGGAGCAGTCGTGCCCGTCCAGCGTCTCAACCACGCCGTCCTCTACGTCCGCGACGTCCCGCGCAGCGTCGGCTTCTATCGCGACACCCTCGGCTTCCGCCCGGTCGTCGAGCTCCCGGGCGGGCGCGGCGCGTTCCTGCAAGCCGAGGGCTCGACCAACGACCACGACCTCGCCCTGTTCGGGATCGGCGCGCAGGCCGGGGCCTCGCAGGCGGGCCGCGGCACCGTCGGGCTCTACCACCTGGCGTGGGAGGTCGACACGCTCGGCGAGCTCGCCCGGATCGGCGAGCGGCTGCAGGCGGCCGGGGCGCTGGTCGGCGCCTCGGACCACGGCACGACCAAGGCGCTCTACGCGAAGGACCCCGACGGCCTGGAGTTCGAGGTGTGCTGGCTGGTCCCGGCGGCCCTGATCGACGGCGACGACCACGACATGCGCATCGAGCCGCTCGACATCGCGGCCGAGATCGCCCGCTACGGCGCGGACACCCGCGGCGGGATCGGCGTCTCGGTCCCGGCCTGAGCCCGCCTCAGCCGGGCTCGTTGAGGTTTACCCGGTAACCCGAGCGGGACGAGAACCGGGCGGTGACCGAGAACCGGTCGCCGCGGACCAGGGTGTGTCGCCACTCCACGGGGCGCCCGGCGGACAGGCCGAGCCGCTCGATCGACAGGGCGGCGACGCCCTCGTCGATGCCGAGCAGCTCCCGCTCGCCGCGCCCGGGCAGCACGGCCCGGATGTTCTCCATGCCGCCGTCGACGCGGATCCCGCAGCGGCGCCGGTATTCGGGGTAGATGCCGGTGTGGGTGAAGTCGACGTCGAGCAGCGGCGCCGCCAGCTCCCCGGGCAGCCACACCCGGTCGACGGCGAGCGGCTCGGCGTCGGCGAGACGCAGCCGCTCCAGGTGCACCAGCGGCGTGGACTCCTCCAGCCCCATCCGGGCCGCGACCACGCCGTCGGCGCGGACCTCGAAGGTCCGCACCACGCTGCGCTGGGTGCGCCCGGCGGACTCGACCGCCACGTAGAGCGAGTACGGCTCGTCGAGCGGCTGCTCGATCTCCGAGCGCACGGTCGGGCGGGCGACCCGCCCCCGCCCGGCGACGACGGCGCCGTCCTCCCGCAGCCGGCGCAGCGCCTCGCGCACGGTGTGCCTGCTGACCCCGTAGTCGGCGGCCAGCGCGAACTCGCCGGGCAGGGCCTCGTCGAACTCGCCGTCGGACAGCCGGCGGCGCAGGTCCGCGAGCAGCTGCTGCCACAGCGGCATGGTCCCGTCGCGGACCAGTGCTCGCGCCGTCATCGCCCCACCCCCTCGCGCGTGATCACCGTAGGCGAGCGCCGTGGGGTCACCGCACGACGGCCCGCGCGCGACGCCGGGTGAGCAGCACGCCGACACCCACGACGCCGGCCGCGATGAGCGCGGTCATGCCCAGCTCGAAGCGCGAGCCCTCGCGGGTGGCCATGTAGACGAGCACCACCGGGATCACGACGATCACCGACCAGGTGAGCACCGGGTAGCCCCACATCCGCACCGGCATCGCGACGCCGTCGCGCTCCAGCACCCGGCGCATCCGCAGCTGGGACACCGCGATGACCAGGTAGACCAGCAGCGCGATCGCGCCGGAGGTCGCGAGCAGCGCGGCGAAGACCTCCTCCGGGAAGGCGTAGTTCGCGATCACCGCGACGAACCCGACCAGCGTCGACCCGAGCACCGCGAACCGCGGCACGCCCTGCCCGGTGGTCCGGTTGACCAGGTCCGGGGCCTGCCCGCGGCGACCGAGGGAGAACAGCATCCGCGACGCCGTGTACAGCGCCGAGTTCAGGCAGCTGGCGACGGCGACGAGCACCACGACGTCGACGATCAGCTTGGCCGACGGGACGCCCAGCGCCTCCAGGGCCGCCTGGTAGGAGCCGACCTCGGGCAGCCGCGGGTCGTTCCACGGCACGATCGCGACGACGAGCAGGATCGAGGCCAGGTAGAACACCGCGATCCGCCAGATCACCGAGCGGGTGGCCCGGCCGATCCCGCGGGCCGGGTCGCCGGATTCCGCGGCCGCGATCGTGACGATCTCGGTGCCCATGAAGCTGAACATCGTCACCAGCACCGCGGCGACCACCGCGCCCGGCCCGTTCGGCAGGAACCCGCCCTCGGACACCAGCCGGGACAGCCCCGACACCGACGAGTCGTCGCCGACGAAGCCGGGCAACAGGCCCAGCACCGCGAGCACCCCGACGACGATGAACGCGATGATCGCGACCACCTTGAGGAGTGCGAACCAGAACTCGAACTCGCCGTAGTTGGCGACGGAGAACAGGTTGGTCACCGTCAGCAGCACGGTGACGGCCAGCGCCCAGCCCCACTGCGGCACCCCCGGCAGCCACGAGTTGAGGATGACCGCGGCCGCGGTGGCCTCCACCGGGATCACGAGGACCCAGAACCACCAGTACAGCCAGCCGACGGTGAACCCGGCCCACGGCCCGATCGCCCGGTCGGCGTAGGTGGAGAACGAGCCGGAGTCCGGCTGCGCGGCCGCCATCTCGCCGAGCATCCGCATCACCAGCACGACCAGCGTCCCGGCGAAGAGGTAGGCCAGCAGCACCGCGGGGCCCGCGGTGGCGATCGCGCTGCCGGAGCCGATGAACAGCCCGGCGCCGATCACCCCGGCGATGCTGATCATCGTGACGTGCCGGTCGCGCAGCCCCGCCTTCAGCTCGCCACCGGCCTCCGTCCGGTTCGCGGTCTCCGTCATGGCGCCTCCCCTCCTCGGTGCCACAGCCGGCGGCGGCCGGTGCGTTGCGCAATGGTCACCCGGGCGTCGCCCGTTGTCACACCCCGGGCCGCGTCCGGGGGCTGCGCCTAGCCTGGGCGGCATGGGATTCAGCGTGCAGCTGCGCGAGTCGACGGCCGCGACCTGGGACGCGGCGGTCGGACACCGGTTCGTCGACGAGCTGTGGTCCGGCAGCCTGGACCGCGGCGTGCTGCGGCACTACCTGGAGCAGGACCTGCAGTTCGTCGACTCGTTCCTCGCGCTGCTCGGCGCCGCCGTCGCGACGGCCGACCGGCCTGGTCCGCGGGTCCGGCTGGCCCGTCAGCTGGGGCTGGTCGCGGGCCCGGAGAACGACTACTTCGAGCGCTCGCTCGGTGAGCTGGACGGGAACACCGAGCCGGAGCGGACCGCGCCGACCGTCGGGTTCGTCGACCTGATGGACTCCGCGCGCGACGCCGGGTACGCCGAGACGCTGGCCGTGCTGGTCGTCGCCGAGTGGCTGTACCTGGACTGGGCGACACGGCCGGGCGCCACCACCCCCGACGACCGGATCTCCCGTGAGTGGATCGAGCTGCACCGCGGCGTCGAGTTCGAGGAGTGGGTCGCGTTCCTGCGCGACGAGCTCGACCGCGCCGCCGACCGCCTCGACCCCACCCACCGGGAGCGGGTGGCGGCGCTGTTCGTGCGCGCGGTGGACCTGGAGCTGGCGTTCTTCGACGCCGCCTACCCCGGCTGAAGGCCGACGACGGCCTTCACGACCTGGGCCCGGGCGACCACGACGCCGTCGCAGACGGCCGTCACCGACGTGAACGCGGACCGGCCGGTGCGCCGGTCGAGCGTTCCGCGGAACGCGACCTCCCGGCCCCGCCGGGCCTGCGCGGGCAGCGTGACCGCGGTGGACACCGACACCGCGTGCTCGGCCTCGGTGAGGTGCGGCAGGGCCGCGAGCAGCGCGGCCACCTCCAGCCCGACGGCCAGCGCACCGGCGTGCGCGCCGCCCGCACCGCCGTCGGCGAGCTCGTCGACGGTGAACGCGACCCCGGCGGCCGGGTCGGCGTCGTCGAGCAGCCGGGCGCCCAGCGCGGCCTGCAGCGGGACGGCGAGGACGAGCGCGGCGCGGCGGGCCAGCGCCGGGCCGGTCAGCAGCGGTGCGGTCACCGGGCCGAGTGTGCGCCCCGGGGGTGACCGGGCGTCGACGTCCGGATGACGATCCGGGGCCGGTGGCTGCGAGGATCGCCGGCATGGGAGGCAACCGACGGGCGGTGGTGG harbors:
- a CDS encoding TenA family protein, which codes for MGFSVQLRESTAATWDAAVGHRFVDELWSGSLDRGVLRHYLEQDLQFVDSFLALLGAAVATADRPGPRVRLARQLGLVAGPENDYFERSLGELDGNTEPERTAPTVGFVDLMDSARDAGYAETLAVLVVAEWLYLDWATRPGATTPDDRISREWIELHRGVEFEEWVAFLRDELDRAADRLDPTHRERVAALFVRAVDLELAFFDAAYPG
- a CDS encoding GntR family transcriptional regulator is translated as MTARALVRDGTMPLWQQLLADLRRRLSDGEFDEALPGEFALAADYGVSRHTVREALRRLREDGAVVAGRGRVARPTVRSEIEQPLDEPYSLYVAVESAGRTQRSVVRTFEVRADGVVAARMGLEESTPLVHLERLRLADAEPLAVDRVWLPGELAAPLLDVDFTHTGIYPEYRRRCGIRVDGGMENIRAVLPGRGERELLGIDEGVAALSIERLGLSAGRPVEWRHTLVRGDRFSVTARFSSRSGYRVNLNEPG
- a CDS encoding PaaI family thioesterase is translated as MTAPLLTGPALARRAALVLAVPLQAALGARLLDDADPAAGVAFTVDELADGGAGGAHAGALAVGLEVAALLAALPHLTEAEHAVSVSTAVTLPAQARRGREVAFRGTLDRRTGRSAFTSVTAVCDGVVVARAQVVKAVVGLQPG
- the gabP gene encoding GABA permease, yielding MTETANRTEAGGELKAGLRDRHVTMISIAGVIGAGLFIGSGSAIATAGPAVLLAYLFAGTLVVLVMRMLGEMAAAQPDSGSFSTYADRAIGPWAGFTVGWLYWWFWVLVIPVEATAAAVILNSWLPGVPQWGWALAVTVLLTVTNLFSVANYGEFEFWFALLKVVAIIAFIVVGVLAVLGLLPGFVGDDSSVSGLSRLVSEGGFLPNGPGAVVAAVLVTMFSFMGTEIVTIAAAESGDPARGIGRATRSVIWRIAVFYLASILLVVAIVPWNDPRLPEVGSYQAALEALGVPSAKLIVDVVVLVAVASCLNSALYTASRMLFSLGRRGQAPDLVNRTTGQGVPRFAVLGSTLVGFVAVIANYAFPEEVFAALLATSGAIALLVYLVIAVSQLRMRRVLERDGVAMPVRMWGYPVLTWSVIVVIPVVLVYMATREGSRFELGMTALIAAGVVGVGVLLTRRRARAVVR
- a CDS encoding VOC family protein, producing the protein MPVQRLNHAVLYVRDVPRSVGFYRDTLGFRPVVELPGGRGAFLQAEGSTNDHDLALFGIGAQAGASQAGRGTVGLYHLAWEVDTLGELARIGERLQAAGALVGASDHGTTKALYAKDPDGLEFEVCWLVPAALIDGDDHDMRIEPLDIAAEIARYGADTRGGIGVSVPA